From a single Planococcus shenhongbingii genomic region:
- a CDS encoding DUF4178 domain-containing protein — protein sequence MGFLSRLFKGTEKKEPEVEKRTLRNLRVKDFVTYDLADYEVAGKIHYNDSGYTWDAYQLVSGGKSIWLSVEMDDELEVAVYQKIRIPGLEPGTKKVTHDGKDYFLEEQGRAYVTSEGRSQNVNGAEMDYYEYADELGESFLSVEVWGGEVEVSKGYGIEEYEITILAGS from the coding sequence ATGGGTTTTTTAAGCCGTTTATTTAAGGGGACCGAAAAAAAGGAGCCGGAAGTGGAAAAACGGACGCTGCGCAATCTACGCGTCAAAGATTTTGTCACCTATGATCTGGCGGATTACGAAGTGGCCGGCAAAATTCATTACAACGACAGCGGCTATACATGGGACGCCTATCAACTGGTATCCGGCGGCAAGAGCATTTGGCTTAGCGTGGAAATGGATGATGAGCTGGAAGTGGCCGTCTATCAAAAAATCCGGATTCCGGGACTTGAGCCCGGGACGAAGAAAGTCACGCATGACGGCAAAGATTATTTTCTTGAAGAACAAGGCCGTGCTTACGTGACATCAGAAGGCCGCAGCCAGAATGTCAACGGCGCAGAGATGGATTATTACGAATACGCGGATGAATTAGGAGAATCGTTTTTATCCGTTGAAGTATGGGGCGGCGAAGTCGAAGTCAGCAAAGGCTACGGAATTGAAGAATACGAAATCACTATTTTAGCGGGAAGCTAA
- a CDS encoding DUF4247 domain-containing protein has product MKKKRWLTGLVAAVLFLSACGSLSQAEDYVENNYTFVNAVQSDSGSNSSAMLYRSDKDLAGTVAELSEAQEPDQVGEEIEGRQVLVYNDDFIILTEDPENPGTTLVEVADQEFVRNHYNPGFFSGMLLGSLLSNRFGSGWNQSQASRCARGGCYSGGGGYNSIPSATTGRGSTFRGGGPGVGK; this is encoded by the coding sequence ATGAAAAAAAAGAGATGGCTAACGGGCCTGGTGGCTGCAGTGCTTTTCCTGTCGGCATGCGGCAGCCTGTCGCAGGCCGAAGATTATGTCGAAAACAATTATACCTTTGTAAATGCCGTTCAAAGTGACAGCGGCTCAAACAGCAGCGCCATGTTATACCGGTCCGATAAAGACCTGGCAGGCACGGTAGCAGAGCTGAGTGAAGCACAGGAACCGGACCAAGTCGGAGAAGAAATCGAAGGCCGGCAAGTACTGGTTTATAATGATGACTTCATTATTTTGACAGAAGATCCAGAAAACCCAGGCACTACGCTTGTGGAAGTGGCAGACCAGGAATTTGTCCGGAACCATTATAATCCCGGCTTTTTCTCAGGGATGTTGTTGGGATCGCTTTTAAGCAACCGGTTCGGATCTGGCTGGAACCAGTCACAGGCAAGCCGCTGTGCACGCGGTGGATGCTATTCGGGCGGAGGCGGTTATAATTCCATTCCTTCAGCTACCACTGGCCGCGGCTCAACATTCCGCGGAGGCGGTCCGGGCGTCGGAAAATAA
- a CDS encoding polyamine aminopropyltransferase, with protein sequence MIEQESVRQSRAIYYASGIVSICGIIFEVLFGALGSYILGDGVKQYTLTISLFLTGMGIGAYFSEKMTRHLIASFIWIEYSIGIIGGFSAMLLFGVTAYLPPGTGSLFLYSVILIVGSLTGVELPILIRKANEIGVSLQKSAAKVLFSDYAGGLVGGLLFLFLLRPYFGLVKTAFLVALINVTVALWIVFRFKHELKRFKLHVSFGLLFLAILILGALFGEQAAFHFEQQLYKDPVIFSEQTSYQKIILTKQQGDTRLYLDGQLQFSSSDEHRYHEILVHPPMAAAARHDRILVLGGGDGLAVRELLKYEDLGSVDLVDLDPKMTETARTNHLLTELNEGSLDHPKVNVVNEDAFRFLEGADGFYDVIIIDLPDPNNESLNKLYTLEFYSLARNHLHPDGAMMVQATSPVFAPQVYWTIDKTIQATGLQTENLHADIPSFGGWGYVLASRSEIQTENLEIIGDTKYLTTELLPALTAFGKDEDAIIEDNNGEPIALEPNTLIRPNLIGIYEKSWTSY encoded by the coding sequence CTGATAGAACAAGAATCCGTCCGGCAAAGCCGGGCGATTTACTATGCATCCGGAATCGTTTCCATCTGTGGCATCATTTTTGAAGTGCTGTTCGGAGCGCTCGGTTCATACATTTTAGGAGATGGAGTGAAGCAGTACACACTTACCATCTCTCTTTTTTTAACTGGGATGGGCATTGGTGCATATTTCAGTGAAAAAATGACCCGGCATTTGATTGCATCATTCATCTGGATTGAATACTCCATCGGCATTATCGGCGGCTTTTCCGCCATGCTGCTGTTCGGCGTAACGGCTTACCTGCCCCCTGGCACCGGTTCGCTGTTTTTATACAGCGTGATTTTGATTGTCGGCTCTTTGACCGGTGTTGAACTGCCGATTTTGATCCGGAAAGCAAATGAAATCGGTGTATCGCTGCAAAAAAGCGCAGCCAAAGTGCTGTTCTCCGATTATGCCGGCGGGCTTGTCGGCGGACTGCTCTTTTTGTTTTTGCTGCGCCCTTATTTCGGATTAGTGAAAACCGCTTTCCTGGTGGCTTTGATCAACGTCACCGTCGCGCTTTGGATTGTGTTCCGCTTTAAACATGAGCTGAAACGCTTTAAACTGCACGTTTCTTTCGGCCTTTTGTTTTTAGCCATCTTGATTCTTGGAGCTCTTTTCGGGGAACAGGCTGCCTTCCATTTCGAACAGCAGCTCTACAAAGATCCGGTGATTTTCTCCGAGCAGACCTCTTACCAGAAAATCATTTTGACGAAACAGCAAGGCGATACCCGGCTTTACTTAGACGGCCAGCTGCAATTCAGCTCCTCGGATGAACACCGCTACCATGAAATCCTGGTCCATCCACCAATGGCCGCTGCAGCCCGGCATGACCGTATATTGGTGCTTGGCGGCGGCGATGGGCTGGCGGTCCGTGAATTGTTGAAATATGAAGATTTGGGAAGCGTGGATCTTGTCGATCTTGACCCCAAAATGACGGAAACCGCGCGGACCAATCATCTGCTAACCGAGCTCAATGAAGGTTCTCTCGACCACCCGAAAGTAAATGTGGTCAACGAAGACGCTTTCCGCTTTTTAGAGGGCGCTGACGGTTTTTACGACGTCATCATCATCGACTTGCCCGACCCGAACAACGAATCGCTCAACAAGCTTTATACACTGGAATTTTACTCACTTGCCCGCAACCATCTGCATCCAGACGGCGCCATGATGGTCCAGGCAACAAGCCCTGTATTTGCGCCGCAAGTCTACTGGACGATCGATAAGACCATTCAGGCAACCGGGCTTCAGACGGAAAACCTGCACGCTGATATTCCAAGTTTCGGCGGCTGGGGCTACGTGCTGGCATCCCGCTCTGAAATACAGACAGAAAACCTTGAAATCATTGGCGATACCAAATATTTGACTACGGAGCTGCTCCCTGCCCTGACGGCATTTGGAAAAGATGAAGATGCGATTATCGAAGACAACAATGGTGAGCCGATCGCGCTTGAACCGAATACGCTCATTCGGCCAAACTTGATCGGAATTTACGAGAAGTCATGGACGAGTTACTAG
- a CDS encoding DUF350 domain-containing protein, which yields MNSFLLTFLYFISAIAVVLIGLVIFELLTRKYKDWEEIKGNNSAVALSIAGKIIGTCVILTFSILHNDSILETVVWGLFGLLLQFIAYFLFELLTPRFSVEIQLKERNTAVGIISFAVSVGLAFVIGASIT from the coding sequence GTGAATTCATTCTTACTGACATTTTTATATTTCATTTCAGCGATTGCTGTAGTACTCATAGGCCTTGTCATTTTCGAATTATTGACAAGAAAATATAAGGATTGGGAAGAAATCAAAGGAAACAATTCTGCTGTCGCTTTGTCGATTGCCGGCAAAATTATTGGTACTTGCGTAATCCTTACCTTTTCCATTCTGCATAATGACTCTATTCTTGAAACCGTCGTCTGGGGGCTTTTCGGACTGCTTCTTCAATTTATCGCTTATTTCCTGTTCGAATTGCTGACTCCCCGTTTTTCAGTGGAGATCCAGTTGAAAGAAAGAAATACAGCTGTGGGCATCATTTCATTTGCCGTTTCAGTCGGGTTAGCGTTCGTCATTGGCGCTTCTATTACTTAA
- the pgeF gene encoding peptidoglycan editing factor PgeF has protein sequence MKTTMYINNEKFVAGMTMKDTAEFEMNNMALHVCNNSEKIVENRKKLAASLGLELEDFVCSCQTHSANFHRVTAADKGCGSVRQDAAIPDTDALYTYEPNVLLSSFSADCVPVLFFNEKNGLVGAVHSGWQGTIKEITLKLFEHLKQAEQCSPTDFHVQLGAALSQERFEVDEDVYSKFKDLGYAEDLMYYNEATGKYHIDNQLTVKRQCELAGIPPEQINIDRTCTFESPDGFSYRQDKKSGRHLSFIMKKQPG, from the coding sequence ATGAAAACAACAATGTACATAAACAATGAAAAATTTGTTGCCGGAATGACCATGAAAGATACAGCCGAATTTGAAATGAACAATATGGCCCTTCACGTTTGCAACAATTCTGAGAAAATTGTAGAAAACCGCAAAAAGTTGGCGGCTTCCCTGGGACTGGAGCTCGAAGATTTCGTCTGTTCCTGCCAAACACACAGCGCTAATTTCCATCGTGTAACGGCTGCTGACAAAGGATGCGGCTCTGTCCGGCAGGATGCAGCCATCCCGGATACCGATGCGTTGTACACATATGAGCCGAATGTGCTCTTAAGCAGCTTTTCTGCCGATTGTGTGCCGGTCCTGTTCTTCAATGAAAAGAATGGTCTGGTTGGCGCCGTCCATTCCGGCTGGCAAGGCACCATCAAAGAAATCACATTAAAACTGTTCGAGCATTTAAAACAGGCAGAACAATGCAGCCCGACAGATTTCCATGTCCAGCTCGGAGCGGCTCTCAGCCAGGAAAGATTCGAAGTGGACGAAGATGTCTATTCGAAATTCAAGGACCTCGGCTATGCGGAGGACTTGATGTATTACAACGAAGCAACCGGGAAATACCATATCGACAATCAGCTCACTGTCAAAAGACAATGTGAATTGGCCGGCATTCCGCCGGAGCAAATCAACATCGACCGCACCTGCACATTTGAGAGCCCGGACGGTTTTTCATACCGGCAAGATAAAAAAAGCGGACGGCATTTGAGTTTCATCATGAAAAAGCAGCCCGGTTAA
- a CDS encoding PspA/IM30 family protein encodes MFQFFSRIQTYVESELNAALDKAEDPVKMLDQFMRDMALDIREAETSVAKQLANEKILKKKYDDASSMVEKRQQQAVEAVEAGNEDLARRALEDKQNHVIQANSMKEAYERAASDSTVLREKLAEMKREYEEMQIKKDSLKARAESAKTRTKINRSMSSVGGDESRQGFDRMEEKVMHLEAEAETSEDLRAGSRSLDDEFEDLKKGSSVDNELAALKKQLGKE; translated from the coding sequence ATGTTTCAATTTTTCAGTCGTATACAAACTTATGTAGAATCCGAACTAAATGCAGCACTTGATAAAGCAGAAGATCCGGTAAAAATGCTCGACCAGTTTATGCGGGATATGGCGCTCGACATCCGGGAAGCCGAAACATCCGTGGCGAAGCAGCTGGCTAATGAAAAAATACTGAAAAAGAAATACGACGACGCCAGCAGCATGGTCGAAAAACGCCAGCAGCAGGCCGTTGAAGCGGTGGAAGCCGGCAATGAAGATCTGGCTCGCCGCGCGCTTGAAGACAAGCAAAATCATGTAATCCAAGCGAATTCCATGAAAGAAGCTTATGAACGGGCCGCGAGCGACTCGACAGTGCTGCGCGAAAAACTGGCGGAAATGAAGCGCGAATACGAAGAAATGCAGATTAAGAAGGATTCGTTGAAAGCCCGTGCAGAATCGGCGAAGACACGAACCAAAATCAATCGCTCGATGAGTTCTGTAGGAGGCGACGAATCACGCCAAGGTTTTGATCGGATGGAAGAAAAAGTGATGCACTTGGAAGCAGAAGCTGAAACTTCGGAAGACTTGCGGGCAGGTTCACGCAGCCTCGATGACGAATTTGAAGACCTTAAAAAAGGCAGCTCAGTGGACAATGAACTGGCGGCACTGAAAAAGCAGCTTGGAAAAGAATAA